A window of Rhodococcus sp. SGAir0479 contains these coding sequences:
- a CDS encoding alpha/beta hydrolase, with product MTRTDVDIAVGGTTCAAWHYRGEGDAFRTAAGRPCVVMAHGFGGTVDSGLEGFAEGLAAAGLDVLAFDYRGFGRSGGAVRQTISIADQLEDYAAAVATARGLDGVDADRIVAWGVSLSGGHVLSLGAADDRLAALIALTPATDARAASAASMRHYSPGHLAKSSWAALRDRVAAARGAHGVTIPLAGRPGEVAALALPGIYEDYRSIAGPSWRNEVSARSFLEIGSYRPVTVAKNVTAPLLVQIGDLDRSAPPHAAAKAAERARAEVRHYPCDHFDVYPGKEWFERVLEHQILFLRRHLAAAPEAAGVPAVVAGEVDDARVAAG from the coding sequence GTGACACGTACCGATGTGGACATCGCCGTTGGTGGGACCACCTGCGCGGCCTGGCACTACCGCGGGGAGGGTGACGCGTTCCGAACCGCGGCGGGCCGGCCGTGCGTCGTGATGGCGCACGGCTTCGGGGGAACCGTCGATTCCGGGCTCGAGGGGTTCGCCGAGGGCCTCGCCGCGGCCGGACTGGACGTGCTGGCGTTCGACTACCGCGGGTTCGGCCGCAGCGGCGGGGCGGTGCGCCAGACCATTTCGATCGCCGATCAGTTGGAGGACTACGCCGCGGCCGTCGCCACCGCGCGCGGCCTGGACGGGGTCGACGCCGACCGCATCGTGGCCTGGGGGGTGTCGCTGTCGGGTGGGCACGTCCTGAGCCTGGGGGCCGCCGACGACCGTCTGGCCGCTCTGATCGCGCTCACCCCGGCGACCGACGCACGTGCCGCGTCGGCGGCGTCGATGCGGCACTACAGCCCCGGACACCTGGCGAAGAGTTCGTGGGCGGCTCTGCGCGACAGGGTGGCCGCCGCGCGCGGCGCACACGGCGTCACGATCCCGCTCGCCGGCCGCCCCGGGGAGGTCGCCGCGCTCGCACTGCCGGGCATCTACGAGGACTACCGGTCGATCGCGGGGCCGAGCTGGCGCAACGAGGTGTCCGCGCGCTCCTTCCTCGAGATCGGTTCGTACCGGCCCGTCACGGTGGCGAAGAACGTGACGGCGCCGCTGCTGGTGCAGATCGGCGACCTGGACCGCAGCGCCCCGCCGCACGCCGCGGCCAAGGCCGCCGAACGCGCCCGGGCCGAGGTGCGGCACTACCCGTGCGACCACTTCGACGTCTACCCGGGCAAGGAGTGGTTCGAGCGGGTGCTCGAGCACCAGATCCTGTTCCTGCGCCGGCATCTCGCGGCCGCACCCGAAGCCGCTGGCGTCCCCGCCGTCGTCGCCGGGGAGGTGGACGATGCGCGCGTTGCAGCTGGTTGA
- a CDS encoding TetR/AcrR family transcriptional regulator has protein sequence MSTRPAADEPRTRRAHKGEERRAAILEAVETLLEDHTLDEISINDISRAAGVTRSGFYFYFDNKAKAVAALSRTVYREMQDGARAYLDRVGSPRQMIEGLISEVIATWERHPNLYRALRDARDRDPSVRQMWDDDRSSYVDPVAAVIDAERESGRAVAGPDSRALAVVLLDMNDRAVESLSRGGPGALAPDAAREALVAVWLNTIYGSKQ, from the coding sequence CCCGCCCCGCCGCCGACGAACCGCGCACCCGGAGAGCGCACAAGGGCGAGGAGCGCCGGGCGGCGATCCTCGAAGCCGTCGAGACGTTGCTCGAGGACCACACGCTGGACGAGATCAGCATCAACGACATCTCGCGCGCGGCGGGGGTCACCCGGTCGGGCTTCTACTTCTACTTCGACAACAAGGCCAAGGCCGTCGCGGCACTGTCGCGGACGGTGTACCGGGAGATGCAGGACGGTGCGCGTGCCTACCTCGACCGGGTGGGCAGCCCGCGGCAGATGATCGAGGGCTTGATCTCCGAGGTGATCGCGACCTGGGAGCGGCACCCCAATCTGTATCGGGCACTGCGCGACGCGCGCGACCGCGACCCGTCGGTGCGTCAGATGTGGGACGACGACCGGTCCAGCTACGTCGACCCGGTGGCGGCGGTGATCGATGCCGAACGGGAGTCCGGTCGGGCGGTCGCCGGCCCGGACAGTCGGGCACTCGCCGTGGTTCTACTCGACATGAACGACCGCGCCGTCGAGAGTCTCTCGCGCGGCGGACCGGGGGCGCTCGCGCCCGATGCGGCCCGCGAGGCTCTGGTTGCGGTGTGGCTCAACACAATCTATGGGAGCAAACAGTGA